The stretch of DNA AGTGGAAGCTGGAGGGAATTATTGAAAGGAATTATGGATAAAAGAGTCAGTTCCATTATCAAAGAAGGGGTTAATCTTTTAGAAGAGGCAGGGGTGGTCAATGCAAGGTCCGAGGCCACCCTTTTATTGCGTTTCATTAAAAAGTGGCAGATGCATCATTTAATGATGAATATGCAGGAAACCATATCCCAGGAAGATACTGAAGAATTTATAAATCTCATCAAGCTGAGGAAAAATGGCTATCCCCTGCAATATATTACAGGAACTCAGGAATTCATGGGATTGGCATTTGAGGTAAATCCTAACGTACTGATACCCAGGTATGATACAGAAGTCCTTGTTGAAGCCATATTAAGCAGGGACCTGCCACCTAAAACCAGGGTTGTAGATGTTGGGACCGGCAGCGGTGCAATTGCCATATCCCTGGCCAAGCTTAAACCAGAATGGGAAATATGTGCTATAGATATAAGTGAAAAAGCCCTTGAGGTGGCTGATAAAAACTCAAGAAAGCATAATGTAAGGATTACCTTTTTTCAGGGCGATTTATTAGAGTCCATAAAAAAAACTAACATTAGACCTGACTTGATAGTATCCAATCCACCCTATATTCCAGCCTTGGAGATTGATAGCCTTATGAAGGAGGTTCAGTTTGAACCATATCTTGCTTTACAGGGGGGAGAGGATGGTCTGGCTGTATATAGAAGGCTTATACCCCAGGCATTTTCATTACTTGGCAGACAGGGGTGTCTTGCCTTGGAAATAGGATACAATCAAGGTGAGGCAGTAAGTGACCTTTGTAAGAGTGAGGGTTTTCAGCAAATAGAAGTAATCAAGGACTATCAAAGCCATGACAGGGTAGTAATTGGCGTAAAGTAAAAATTAATTCTACAATACATTTCCTAACATATTCTTTATACTACTTATACTTTTGAATAGTTAGGAGAAAAATAATGGACTGGATTGGTTTTTACAATATAATAGTATCTGTAGGCAATTTTTTTAATAAAAATCAAAGCATTATTGATGTTATAATAGTACTTGCAGCTATCAAAGCTTTCGGTCATATTAGCAAAGTTCTGGGGCAGCCCTCGGTGCTTGGTAAAATTCTAGCTGGGATAATAATTGGCCCCTCCTTTCTGGGGTTGGTAACTCAAGGCCCTCTAATAAAGGGACTTGCAGAAATAGGGGTAATTTTATTAATGTTTCTGGCGGGGTTTGAAACAAATACCAATAGATTGTTAAGAAGCTTGCGTCCGGCAACATATTCTGCTCTATTAGGGGTAATGATACCATTAGTGGCTGGTTTTACAGCAGGGCTTTTCTTTGGATATGGCAGGGGAGAGTCGGCCTTTATAGGTATAGTGCTGGTTGCAACATCAGTGAGTATCTCTGTGCAAGTATTACGAGAATTTGGAAGGCTCCAGTCAAAAGAGGGATTTACCATCCTTGGTGCAGCAGTTCTCGATGATATAGTAGGTCTGATAATTTTAAGTGTAGTTATGGGTGTTTCCATAGGTGGTTTAAGTACATTACATATAGGTACTGTACTTCTTAAAGTAATAGTTTTTTTTGGGACTGCTATATTTATAGGCAAATACTTTTTTCCCCTGCTCTTTAGTATAACGGCTAAAATGCAGGTTTCTGTTCCAGTAGTTACCACCTGCATAATAGTGGCCCTTATCTATGCAGTTGCTGCCCAGTACATGGGCCTGGCTGGAATAATAGGAGCATACCTTGCCGGACTAATGGTTAGGAGTGCCAATCAGGGTGGAACCCTGCTTAACTCACTTGAAACTGTGGGATATTCCTTTTTTATTCCCTTTTTCTTTGCCGGTATAGGTCTTGAAGTTACTCTTGGTTGCATATCCACAGAGATGATGTCTTTCACCGCAGCCATAATTTTAATAGCCGTAGTGAGCAAATTCTCTGGGTGTGCCCTTGGAGCGCTAGTTGGAGGTTTGCAGTGGAGGCCATCACTCATAGTAGGAGCAGGCATGATTGCCAGGGGAGAGGTTGCCTTGATTATTGCTAAATTCGGTAATGACATGGGGCTTATAGGTGGTGAGCTGTTTACTGTAATGGTAATAATGGCTATAATTACAACAGTTTTATCCCCACCCCTAATTAGACTCTTTATAAGGTATTGAAGCCTGCCTACCTGCCTCATGAAAGGAGATATGTATGATTACAAAATATCAAAGGGTAAATGCCCTTTATCCAAATATCATGGTTTTAAAATGTGCTGCTGAAATTATTCAAGAGGGAGGAGTTGTAGCCTTCCCTACAGAGACGGTATATGGTCTGGGTGCAGACGGTTTTAATGAAGATGCCCTGGAAAAAATATTTATTGCCAAGGGCAGACCAATGGATAACCCATTAATTCTCCATATTGCATCCTCAAGGGAAATTGTTGATGTGGCTAGTTATATATCAGCCAGGGCCAAAAAGGCTATCACTGCCTTCTGGCCTGGGCCTTTAACTCTTGTTTTGCCAAAGAATCCCCAGGTTCCAGACCAGGTCTCGGCAGGCCTGTCAACGGTGGCGGTCAGAATGCCCGCTCATCCCATTGCTCTAAAGCTTATCAAGCTGGCAAGGGTTCCTGTTGCAGCACCAAGTGCTAATTTATCAGGCAGACCCAGCCCCACTACAGGCTTTCATGTTTTAAAGGATCTAAAGGGCAAGATTGATATGATTGTGGATGGTGGACCATGCCGTTGGGGAATTGAGTCAACTGTTGTGGATTTTACTGATGAAATACCCACTATTCTCAGACCTGGTGCCGTTACCAGGGAGATGCTTGAAAGTGTAGTTGGACAGGTTATTTATGACCCTGGTTTAAAAAACAAACAGGTAGTACCTAAATCACCAGGTGTAAAATATCTGCATTATGCACCCAGGGGTGACATGTACCTGATACAGGGGGATAATTCCCAGTTGATTGTAGCCAAACTAAAGGAGCTAATCCAAAGCTATAAGGGCAATGGGAAAAGGGTAGCACTTATTGCTACTAATGAGATTATTGGAATGATAGATGATCTGAAGCTGGACTTTAATCTAGATTATATAGGAAATTTAGGTTCAAAATATGAACAAGAATTAATTGCCTCTAGAGTCTATCACCTGCTGCGAAATTGTGATAGATTTAATATAGACATTATTTTAACAGAAGGCCTTTCTGAAGAAGGCCTGGGTGCGGCTATTATGAACCGCCTTTTAAAAGCTAGCGGCAACAAGGTAATTAAGGCATAATCGCCAGGTGAGGTAATACTCGGGTTTTTATGTGAATAGACTTGTAGCAGGATTTAGATTTTTCGTTATCGAAGGGAGTAAATCTATGCTGCAGGTTATGATATTAAGCCTTTTAGCTGGCCTTGCAACTCTTTTGGGAGGAATATCTGTTCTGGTCCTTGGGCGCCCAACAGAGAAATCCCTGGCAATTTTCCTGGGATTGGCAGTTGGGATAATGCTGGGGGTAGTAACCCTGGATCTGGTGCCTTCTGCCTATACCTATGGAACAATTTTTACAGCATTATATGGATTTACCTTTGGAATGATGCTTTTGTTCCTTATTGGCCAATTCCTTGAGCTGGTTTCTCCAACAGCACCGACTCAAAGGAATATGAGGTATCTATTAAATATGGGATATCTTATTGCCTTTGGAATTGCCCTGCATGACCTTCCTGAAGGCATAGCAATAGCTGTTGGATACGCAGCCCAGGAGCACCTGGGCTGGTTGATTGCCCTTGCTATTGGTCTTCATAATATACCTGAAGGAATGGCAACTGCAGCACCATTAAGGATGGGGGGGATGAGGCCTTTTGCAATTATAATTGTTATTGGTTTGGTGAGTTTATTTACACCCCTGGGAACCATGTTAGGTCTTTATATAGTTAGTATATCACCTGAAAAAATTTCATTTCTCCTTGCCCTTGCAGGTGGTGCCATGAGCTACATAGTGCTTTTCAAGCTTATCCCAGAAGCACGTCAGAGGCATCCTAATTATGCCAGGCTAGGGGCTGCAGTTGGGTTTGCTATTATTTTATTTTTGTCAATATTCCATGGATAAAGAAATTGCTTTAAAAAATGGAACTAAAGGAATAATAGCATAGAGTCAACCAAGCAATAATGAGGTATGGCAAATGAGGCTAACAGGGAGGTAAATAATGGAGCTTTTTACTGTATTAATAATCGCAGTAGCTTTAGGAACAGACGCATTTTCCATGGCAATAGGAATTGGAGCCTGTAACATAAGATACAGACAGATAATAATTATTTCACTAGTGGTTCTTGTATTTCATATTGTCATGCCCCTTATAGGTTTATCTTTAGGAGCCCTTTTAGGCAGGGCTATAGGCAGATTAGCAGAGATAATTGGAGCTCTGGTTTTGGCAATCATAGGAGTATTAATGATTCGAGAGGGTATAAAAGGTGATGAGGGTGAAGGTGTGCCAATGGCGCTTAAGCCCTTTGGATTAATTAGTCGAAAGGGAGGTAAGGTTAGAGTTACTGCAGGCTTCTGGGGGATTATGGTTCTTGCAAGCAGTGTGAGCCTGGATGCCCTGACGGTGGGTTTTGGCCTTGGTGCATTACACTTTAATTTGACCCTTACTGTCCTTACAATAGGTTTAGTTGCAGGCATCATGACAGCCCTGGGGTTTTTGTTTGGCAAAAAGGTAGGAGGTTGGCTTGGTGATAAGGCCCAGGTTATTGGTGGGGTAATACTAGTTGGGATAGGCATTAGGATGTTCTTTTTCTAGGAGGGGACCTTTGTGTTTACAATATTGTTTGTGTGTACTGGCAACACCTGTAGAAGCTCAATGGCCCATGCAATTGCTAAGGGAATCATACAGAAACGTGATGCTGGAAAAAAAGTGAGGGTTGTTTCTGCGGGGACTTCAGTAATACCTGATAGTAAAGCAGCGGAATCTGCCATTGCAGTTATGGGGGAAAGGGGTTTAGATCTAAACAAGCATACAGCTAGGCAGCTAACTCCTGAATTAATTGAAGAGGCTGATCTTGTACTTACAATGACAAGGAATCATAAGCAGCATGTCCTGACCATGGTTCCACATGCTCAAGATAAGGTATTTACTTTAAAAGAATACGTTCGCAACCAAACCTCTCATGCCG from Desulfitibacter alkalitolerans DSM 16504 encodes:
- a CDS encoding manganese efflux pump MntP family protein; translated protein: MELFTVLIIAVALGTDAFSMAIGIGACNIRYRQIIIISLVVLVFHIVMPLIGLSLGALLGRAIGRLAEIIGALVLAIIGVLMIREGIKGDEGEGVPMALKPFGLISRKGGKVRVTAGFWGIMVLASSVSLDALTVGFGLGALHFNLTLTVLTIGLVAGIMTALGFLFGKKVGGWLGDKAQVIGGVILVGIGIRMFFF
- a CDS encoding L-threonylcarbamoyladenylate synthase — translated: MITKYQRVNALYPNIMVLKCAAEIIQEGGVVAFPTETVYGLGADGFNEDALEKIFIAKGRPMDNPLILHIASSREIVDVASYISARAKKAITAFWPGPLTLVLPKNPQVPDQVSAGLSTVAVRMPAHPIALKLIKLARVPVAAPSANLSGRPSPTTGFHVLKDLKGKIDMIVDGGPCRWGIESTVVDFTDEIPTILRPGAVTREMLESVVGQVIYDPGLKNKQVVPKSPGVKYLHYAPRGDMYLIQGDNSQLIVAKLKELIQSYKGNGKRVALIATNEIIGMIDDLKLDFNLDYIGNLGSKYEQELIASRVYHLLRNCDRFNIDIILTEGLSEEGLGAAIMNRLLKASGNKVIKA
- a CDS encoding ZIP family metal transporter — its product is MLQVMILSLLAGLATLLGGISVLVLGRPTEKSLAIFLGLAVGIMLGVVTLDLVPSAYTYGTIFTALYGFTFGMMLLFLIGQFLELVSPTAPTQRNMRYLLNMGYLIAFGIALHDLPEGIAIAVGYAAQEHLGWLIALAIGLHNIPEGMATAAPLRMGGMRPFAIIIVIGLVSLFTPLGTMLGLYIVSISPEKISFLLALAGGAMSYIVLFKLIPEARQRHPNYARLGAAVGFAIILFLSIFHG
- a CDS encoding cation:proton antiporter, which translates into the protein MDWIGFYNIIVSVGNFFNKNQSIIDVIIVLAAIKAFGHISKVLGQPSVLGKILAGIIIGPSFLGLVTQGPLIKGLAEIGVILLMFLAGFETNTNRLLRSLRPATYSALLGVMIPLVAGFTAGLFFGYGRGESAFIGIVLVATSVSISVQVLREFGRLQSKEGFTILGAAVLDDIVGLIILSVVMGVSIGGLSTLHIGTVLLKVIVFFGTAIFIGKYFFPLLFSITAKMQVSVPVVTTCIIVALIYAVAAQYMGLAGIIGAYLAGLMVRSANQGGTLLNSLETVGYSFFIPFFFAGIGLEVTLGCISTEMMSFTAAIILIAVVSKFSGCALGALVGGLQWRPSLIVGAGMIARGEVALIIAKFGNDMGLIGGELFTVMVIMAIITTVLSPPLIRLFIRY
- the prmC gene encoding peptide chain release factor N(5)-glutamine methyltransferase translates to MKGIMDKRVSSIIKEGVNLLEEAGVVNARSEATLLLRFIKKWQMHHLMMNMQETISQEDTEEFINLIKLRKNGYPLQYITGTQEFMGLAFEVNPNVLIPRYDTEVLVEAILSRDLPPKTRVVDVGTGSGAIAISLAKLKPEWEICAIDISEKALEVADKNSRKHNVRITFFQGDLLESIKKTNIRPDLIVSNPPYIPALEIDSLMKEVQFEPYLALQGGEDGLAVYRRLIPQAFSLLGRQGCLALEIGYNQGEAVSDLCKSEGFQQIEVIKDYQSHDRVVIGVK